The following are encoded together in the Verrucomicrobiota bacterium genome:
- a CDS encoding DoxX family protein, with product MKLPNLIYWFSTTLLSILLLTNVYSYLFNHGDTEIAFELLGYPAYLIYPLAFAKICAVIAIVSSKVRFLKSLAYAGVFYNFGLALIAHVANSDGAGFLSFLGLVLLTVSFVFDKIMKPSNKFAYNL from the coding sequence ATGAAACTCCCGAATTTGATTTACTGGTTTTCAACCACTCTGCTCTCCATTTTACTACTCACCAATGTCTATAGTTATTTATTCAATCATGGAGACACGGAAATCGCGTTTGAGCTTCTTGGATACCCGGCTTATCTGATTTACCCCCTGGCTTTCGCGAAAATTTGCGCCGTAATTGCCATTGTCAGTTCTAAGGTTCGTTTTTTAAAGAGCCTGGCTTACGCTGGTGTATTTTATAATTTCGGATTAGCACTTATCGCCCATGTAGCGAATTCAGATGGTGCTGGTTTTCTTTCATTCCTGGGACTCGTTCTACTTACCGTTTCCTTTGTTTTTGATAAGATCATGAAACCGAGCAACAAGTTCGCTTACAATCTGTAG
- the msrB gene encoding peptide-methionine (R)-S-oxide reductase MsrB: protein MAAPAEKKETDPEKAERLKALTAMQYRVTQEEATEPPFSNAYWDNKEHGIYVDVVSGEPLFSSLDKYKSGTGWPSFTKPLAPENIVEKTDYHIGYARTEVRSKNADSHLGHVFPDGPKPTGLRYCMNSASMNFIPVAKLEENGLGKYVPLFEGLKKEAIKKDRK from the coding sequence ATGGCAGCTCCTGCTGAAAAAAAAGAAACCGATCCAGAAAAGGCTGAACGCCTTAAAGCGCTGACTGCCATGCAATATCGGGTCACTCAAGAGGAAGCGACAGAACCACCATTCAGCAATGCGTATTGGGATAACAAGGAACATGGAATTTACGTAGATGTAGTGTCAGGAGAGCCTCTGTTTAGCTCTTTGGATAAATACAAGTCGGGTACCGGATGGCCCAGCTTTACCAAACCACTTGCTCCAGAGAATATTGTTGAGAAGACGGATTATCACATCGGCTATGCTCGAACAGAGGTTCGTTCCAAAAATGCAGATTCTCATCTTGGTCATGTGTTTCCTGATGGTCCGAAACCCACCGGCTTACGTTACTGCATGAATTCTGCTTCCATGAATTTCATCCCTGTAGCCAAATTAGAAGAAAATGGACTTGGGAAATATGTCCCTCTTTTTGAAGGCCTCAAAAAAGAAGCGATCAAAAAGGATAGAAAGTAG